GCGGCGACGGGCGGTGGACGGTCGAGGATCTCGGGTCGACGAACGGCCTGCACGTCAACGGCAAGGCCGTCGGCCGCGCGCAGCTGCAGGACGGCGACCGGGTCGAGTTCGGCGGCGTGGCCCTCACCTTCACGCTGGAGGCGTGAGCGGATGGCCCCGATCGCCCTGGCGCTGCTGCAGCTGGCCTTCCTCCTGCTGCTCTACCTCTTCGTGTGGTGGGCCGCCCGGGCGATCCTCCGCGACCTGCGCGGCGACCCGACCCGCGCCGTCGCTGCCGCGCCGGCTGCCCGTGCGCCGGCGCCCCGGACCCCCGCGGGCCCGCCGCCGAGCGCGCGCACGCTCCACGGCACGCCCCGCGAGCTCGTCGTGCACGCGCCCGGCGGGCGCCCCCGCGTGCTGCGCCTCGACGGCGGGGAGGTGACGTTCGGACGCAGCGAGCGGTCCACGGTCCCCCTCGGGGACTCCTACGCGAGCGACCGCCACGCCCGCGTCTACCGGGACGGTGGGCAGTGGCTCGTCGCCGACCTCGGCTCCACGAACGGCACCTACCTGAACAAGGCGCGGATCCAGGCCCCGACCCCGATCGGCCCCGGCGACCAGCTCGCCATCGGCAAGACCGTCGTGGAGGTCCGCAAGTGACGGCCGGGGCTCAGCGGCACGCCGCGGGCGGCGCCGGGAGG
This portion of the Egibacteraceae bacterium genome encodes:
- a CDS encoding FHA domain-containing protein, with the protein product MAPIALALLQLAFLLLLYLFVWWAARAILRDLRGDPTRAVAAAPAARAPAPRTPAGPPPSARTLHGTPRELVVHAPGGRPRVLRLDGGEVTFGRSERSTVPLGDSYASDRHARVYRDGGQWLVADLGSTNGTYLNKARIQAPTPIGPGDQLAIGKTVVEVRK